The following proteins come from a genomic window of Rhodohalobacter sp. 614A:
- the coaD gene encoding pantetheine-phosphate adenylyltransferase has product MNHTAIYPGSFDPLTNGHLDILKRGVQMFDKVIVTVAVNNKKKAVFTGQERVELIKEAIKGKDWADKVEVEQFTGLLIDYARKKEVNVLLRGVRQISDFEYEFRMALTNRRLAPEIDTLFLMPDEQLTFISATIVKEVAEWNGDLSSFVPDHVAKALREKYGH; this is encoded by the coding sequence ATGAACCACACAGCCATATATCCCGGTTCTTTTGATCCGCTTACAAACGGACATCTCGACATCCTCAAACGGGGCGTTCAAATGTTCGACAAAGTGATTGTAACCGTGGCCGTAAACAACAAGAAAAAGGCTGTATTTACAGGACAGGAGCGCGTTGAACTGATTAAAGAGGCCATAAAAGGCAAAGATTGGGCTGATAAAGTTGAGGTGGAACAATTTACCGGACTGTTGATTGATTATGCCCGGAAAAAAGAGGTCAATGTTCTTCTACGCGGCGTCCGCCAGATTTCTGATTTTGAATACGAATTCAGAATGGCGCTCACAAATCGCCGGCTCGCTCCCGAAATTGATACGCTTTTCCTGATGCCTGATGAGCAACTTACCTTTATTTCGGCCACTATTGTTAAAGAAGTTGCCGAATGGAATGGAGATTTGAGCAGCTTTGTGCCAGACCATGTGGCGAAGGCTTTGAGAGAGAAGTACGGTCATTGA
- a CDS encoding DUF1835 domain-containing protein, translating into MITQYHILNGDALKEQFPRQIPGEIIVARECLVDGPVDGDSLENLFETRSRFISENYEGFTKEDYYPKTASEFEKISNLPHGAEINLWFEDDLFCQVNFWFVCSLLRDPSKEYSIYLVRPEIHTRFGFGGLNEAELLGIFENKRKLTQIEKLAALWELYQLEKTDEMLEIGKELENDLPFLLPAIQAHIDRIPSNGNHGRPTESLIEIREELKTDDFGTIFREFNKRESIYGFGDLQVKRLLDELS; encoded by the coding sequence ATGATCACTCAATACCACATTTTAAATGGAGATGCTCTCAAAGAACAATTTCCCAGACAAATTCCGGGTGAAATCATTGTGGCTCGAGAATGTTTGGTGGATGGACCTGTAGACGGAGATTCTTTGGAGAATCTTTTCGAAACCCGTTCTCGGTTCATTTCGGAGAACTATGAAGGATTTACAAAAGAAGATTACTATCCGAAAACAGCATCTGAATTTGAAAAAATCTCTAACCTTCCACACGGTGCAGAAATTAATCTATGGTTTGAAGATGACCTGTTTTGCCAGGTGAATTTTTGGTTTGTGTGTAGCTTGCTGAGAGATCCTTCAAAGGAGTATTCCATCTATCTTGTCAGGCCGGAGATACATACCCGGTTCGGCTTCGGAGGATTAAACGAAGCTGAATTATTGGGCATTTTTGAAAACAAGAGGAAGCTCACCCAAATTGAGAAACTTGCAGCACTTTGGGAACTGTATCAGTTGGAAAAAACGGATGAGATGTTGGAAATCGGCAAAGAATTGGAAAATGATCTTCCATTTCTCCTTCCGGCGATTCAGGCTCACATCGATAGAATTCCTTCAAATGGCAATCATGGCAGACCTACAGAATCTCTGATTGAAATCCGAGAAGAGCTGAAAACCGATGATTTTGGAACCATCTTCAGAGAATTCAACAAGAGGGAAAGCATCTACGGATTTGGGGATTTACAGGTAAAGCGGTTGTTGGATGAGCTATCTTAA
- a CDS encoding pyridoxal phosphate-dependent aminotransferase, whose product MISKRAQNVSPSQTMKVSGRAKELAREGKSIISLSAGEPDFKTPAHICNAAIDAITEGFHGYTMNTGMPELREAISEKLKRENRIDIPPSQIVLSNGAKQSVGFTLLATIDKGDEVIIPAPYWVSYPEMVKLAEGDPVIVNTQFSNNYKLTAEQLEEALTDKTKAIILCSPSNPTGSCYTRNELKELASVLDEYPDVIILSDEIYEYIVFEGEHVSILNAAPHLKDRTVVINGFSKGFAMTGWRLGYMAGPKPIADAVAKIQSQETSAPSSISQKAGLAAYTGTMKPVEDMKAAFKKRRDYIVQALQAIEGVECFTPSGAFYVFPDVHVFLGKSTPDGNVIETTTDLAIYLLEEFGVATVPGDAFGEPSGLRLSYAASMDDLEEAMVRISKGLSSLS is encoded by the coding sequence ATGATCTCAAAAAGAGCTCAAAACGTATCACCATCACAAACCATGAAAGTCTCGGGCAGGGCGAAAGAACTTGCACGGGAAGGAAAGTCTATCATCTCATTAAGCGCCGGCGAACCGGATTTTAAAACACCGGCTCACATTTGCAACGCGGCTATTGATGCCATCACCGAAGGATTTCACGGCTACACGATGAATACCGGTATGCCCGAATTACGGGAAGCGATCAGTGAAAAACTAAAACGGGAAAATCGCATTGACATCCCGCCATCACAAATTGTACTCTCAAACGGCGCAAAGCAGTCCGTAGGATTTACCCTGCTGGCAACGATTGATAAAGGAGATGAAGTGATTATTCCGGCTCCATATTGGGTTTCTTATCCCGAGATGGTGAAACTGGCTGAAGGCGATCCGGTAATTGTAAACACACAATTTTCCAATAATTACAAGCTGACAGCCGAGCAGCTTGAAGAAGCTCTGACCGATAAAACCAAAGCAATCATTCTGTGCTCGCCATCGAACCCAACGGGCTCATGCTACACCCGCAACGAGCTAAAAGAGCTGGCTTCTGTTTTGGATGAATATCCCGATGTGATCATTCTTTCGGATGAGATCTACGAATATATCGTTTTTGAGGGCGAGCATGTGAGCATACTAAATGCAGCTCCTCATCTCAAAGACCGCACTGTGGTGATCAATGGATTTTCGAAAGGGTTTGCCATGACCGGCTGGCGACTCGGTTATATGGCAGGGCCAAAACCCATTGCCGATGCCGTTGCAAAAATCCAAAGCCAGGAAACCTCGGCCCCATCTTCCATTTCCCAAAAAGCGGGACTTGCCGCATATACCGGCACCATGAAGCCCGTTGAGGATATGAAAGCAGCTTTTAAAAAACGTCGTGATTATATTGTACAGGCATTGCAGGCTATTGAAGGTGTTGAATGCTTTACGCCATCCGGCGCTTTTTATGTGTTTCCTGATGTTCACGTTTTCCTGGGCAAATCAACCCCGGACGGAAACGTAATTGAAACCACAACCGATCTGGCAATCTACCTGCTTGAAGAGTTTGGAGTGGCTACTGTACCCGGTGATGCATTTGGCGAACCGAGTGGGTTACGCCTCAGTTATGCCGCCTCCATGGACGATCTTGAGGAAGCGATGGTCAGAATCAGCAAGGGGTTGTCCTCTTTATCATAA
- a CDS encoding FmdB family zinc ribbon protein: MPTYEYKREDGSVFEITQSINDDPLETCPTTGQPVKRIISGGGGVVYKGTGWYVTDYKNGAHKNINNSEPKTSGKTDSTESKAKDSKDSKE; encoded by the coding sequence ATGCCAACATACGAATACAAACGTGAAGACGGATCCGTGTTTGAAATCACACAAAGCATCAACGACGATCCTCTTGAAACATGTCCAACCACAGGCCAGCCAGTAAAACGCATCATCTCCGGCGGCGGCGGTGTAGTCTACAAAGGCACAGGCTGGTACGTAACGGATTACAAGAACGGTGCTCACAAAAACATCAACAATTCTGAACCAAAAACTTCAGGAAAAACTGATTCAACAGAATCTAAAGCGAAAGACTCCAAAGATTCCAAGGAGTAA
- a CDS encoding GbsR/MarR family transcriptional regulator, translating into MEQNDSLKSDTHQQAIDQFVLLWGEMASAWGINKTMAQIHALLYAESEPLDTDAIMKQLSISRGNANMNLRNLLHWQLVQKVHYKGERRDFYTAEKDVWNIVAILIRERHQREIEPIKDNLTKTLEFFEEDSSDEQTEAEFKERLENFIEFLEMFDRFTKALLPYINKKNLTFLKHLVKLAEAHQSLKGNKPVKE; encoded by the coding sequence GTGGAACAAAACGATTCCCTAAAATCAGACACACACCAGCAAGCCATCGACCAGTTTGTACTTCTCTGGGGTGAGATGGCTTCTGCCTGGGGAATCAACAAAACGATGGCTCAGATTCACGCACTGCTCTATGCCGAGAGCGAACCGCTGGATACGGATGCGATCATGAAACAGTTGTCGATCAGCCGGGGAAATGCCAACATGAATCTCCGGAATCTGCTGCATTGGCAACTGGTTCAAAAAGTACATTATAAGGGTGAGCGGCGTGATTTTTATACGGCCGAAAAAGATGTTTGGAATATCGTGGCCATCCTGATCCGGGAACGTCATCAGCGCGAAATTGAGCCGATTAAAGACAATCTCACAAAAACTCTCGAATTTTTTGAGGAGGACAGTTCTGATGAACAAACCGAAGCCGAATTCAAGGAAAGGCTCGAAAATTTTATCGAATTCCTGGAAATGTTCGATCGGTTCACAAAAGCCTTACTTCCATACATCAACAAGAAAAACCTGACGTTTCTGAAGCACCTTGTAAAACTGGCCGAAGCCCATCAATCACTGAAGGGAAACAAGCCGGTTAAAGAGTGA
- a CDS encoding YraN family protein, producing MSKSHRKIGDEGEDIAVAYLEAKGWHIIDRNYFFEKAEVDIVATDGTFIIFVEVKLRSGIFFGRPEEFVTPGKEKNIKKAAEAWVYERKMETAMVRFDIIAIVQKKGGESEISHFEDAFR from the coding sequence ATGAGCAAGAGCCATCGAAAAATTGGCGATGAGGGAGAAGATATTGCCGTTGCTTATCTTGAAGCGAAAGGCTGGCACATTATTGACCGAAACTATTTTTTTGAGAAAGCCGAAGTTGATATTGTAGCCACGGACGGAACCTTTATCATTTTTGTAGAAGTAAAATTGCGGTCGGGTATTTTTTTCGGAAGGCCGGAAGAATTTGTCACCCCCGGAAAAGAAAAAAACATTAAGAAAGCAGCCGAAGCCTGGGTTTACGAACGAAAAATGGAAACGGCTATGGTACGCTTTGATATTATCGCCATTGTTCAAAAAAAGGGCGGGGAATCGGAAATTTCTCATTTTGAAGACGCCTTCAGGTAG
- a CDS encoding lysophospholipid acyltransferase family protein — MAARQRFTFIEYLRSALSILLFFVLLLIFTPVIFVLLILSFGRLTNFVIERIAPAIAIPVLRVAGINFRIKKYVDPIPAPAVYIVNHSSTLDLLTILALGLPKARFVAKWQLQYNPIFFVLGHLTGQVFIRREHSDKAVETLKKNVDRIKKNNLSIMLAPEGSRKHRGIIGPFKKGPFRMAMDLGYPIVPIYFEGNRELSTEDFLITKSGTCTAHIHPAIDTSGWSMEKLDIHIYDIRNLYLKWAGVENDEIV; from the coding sequence ATGGCTGCCAGACAACGGTTTACTTTTATCGAATACCTCCGGAGTGCACTATCCATTTTGCTGTTTTTTGTACTTCTTTTGATTTTTACGCCGGTCATCTTCGTACTTTTAATTCTCTCTTTTGGCAGGCTGACCAATTTTGTCATAGAACGAATTGCCCCGGCCATTGCTATTCCCGTATTACGAGTTGCCGGAATCAATTTCAGGATCAAAAAATATGTAGATCCTATTCCCGCTCCGGCTGTTTATATCGTTAATCATAGTTCCACTCTCGACCTTCTTACCATTCTTGCCCTCGGGCTTCCAAAAGCCCGTTTTGTAGCCAAATGGCAACTTCAGTACAATCCCATTTTTTTCGTATTGGGTCATCTTACGGGCCAGGTTTTTATCCGCCGCGAACATTCTGACAAAGCCGTGGAAACCCTGAAAAAGAATGTGGATCGAATCAAAAAAAATAATTTATCTATCATGCTGGCCCCGGAAGGTTCGAGGAAACACCGCGGTATTATTGGCCCATTTAAAAAAGGCCCTTTCCGGATGGCTATGGATTTGGGATATCCCATTGTGCCGATCTATTTTGAAGGCAACCGGGAATTAAGTACCGAGGATTTTTTAATCACTAAATCGGGAACATGCACCGCCCATATTCATCCAGCTATCGATACATCCGGATGGTCGATGGAAAAACTGGACATTCATATTTATGATATTCGCAATCTTTACCTGAAATGGGCCGGTGTAGAAAATGATGAGATTGTGTAA
- the gghA gene encoding glucosylglycerol hydrolase has translation MKISINENSTAEFSERIQLKSKKGITTSNADFFAANLGSHVEENETRFLLWHPKIKETKQVFIDFYLPDIDLLFDKPEQHTTMTYYRFETTCVDDFSLVVMNNLPVGNRNHFGAFYQFIFMSDEGEETIVRDPMAWSMPYGINAPAEVYDVNSVLSARKDKEYFENLRNSFKTEETNRVQPSTNLLEIHTGTATMDGTLGSLANRYKQIATALGNGEQLSPDEKNLIGFDGIELMPVDPVIEHPESTAFWSTIQTPEENGTEITLHIRKPNVTNWGYDIVIFGSAAVNPSILSTGRPHELLDLIETLHNFPNGPKKVVLDVVYGHADNQSVDLLPEEFFAGPGIYGQNVNIKHPLVRAAILEMQRRKMNWGFDGIRVDSAHDFKYYVAEFDEVHYDDEFLKEMSEVEQTVAGVSYKPWMIFEDGRPWPRTDWELACTYRVVTEKQKHPYQWSPMIFAYNTPYNYTYWVSKWWRLKEQFEYGDKWITGYANHDTMRRGIQANPETVNINFLLGNSLKMVMINAYNNPSTTLLMNAFLPGVPMDFVQALGNTPWSFFRNTDAKFAIKVAAEDAYFTEWQITDIEYRNSRFFKKLKNLGFRNLEDLRRFAKALLSFVRVTDYDPENIVDLINQTKPSFKPAEWSLEKLNEYAESWMTDIHEYCNADMQADYMDVKKSDFNLSTREYRLKNGWLNNSFTSADFLKYREPVEGAVIYYGHRKNPETGKELIFIANMEGQSRQITPVNLDLPINNPNEWEVALATPSVRARKIDQPIRLSISQGILFEKKV, from the coding sequence ATGAAAATCTCAATAAACGAGAATAGCACTGCTGAATTTTCTGAACGTATTCAACTCAAATCAAAGAAGGGGATAACAACTTCGAATGCCGATTTTTTTGCGGCAAACCTGGGCTCACATGTGGAAGAAAATGAGACCCGTTTCCTGCTTTGGCATCCTAAAATCAAGGAAACCAAACAAGTATTCATTGACTTTTACCTGCCGGATATTGACCTACTATTCGACAAGCCGGAACAGCATACCACGATGACTTACTATCGGTTTGAAACAACGTGTGTGGATGATTTTTCTCTTGTTGTTATGAATAATCTGCCGGTTGGAAATCGAAATCATTTTGGTGCTTTTTACCAATTTATTTTCATGTCTGATGAGGGTGAAGAAACCATTGTTCGCGACCCCATGGCGTGGTCTATGCCGTACGGAATTAATGCCCCGGCTGAGGTTTATGATGTCAATTCTGTACTTTCTGCAAGAAAGGATAAAGAGTATTTTGAAAATCTTCGCAACAGTTTCAAGACAGAAGAAACCAACAGGGTTCAGCCATCCACAAATTTACTCGAAATTCATACCGGAACCGCCACAATGGATGGCACACTCGGCTCTCTTGCCAATCGCTATAAACAGATTGCAACAGCGCTTGGAAATGGCGAACAACTCTCTCCTGATGAAAAAAACCTGATTGGGTTCGACGGTATCGAATTAATGCCTGTGGATCCTGTGATTGAACATCCGGAGAGCACTGCTTTCTGGAGTACAATCCAGACTCCTGAAGAAAATGGCACTGAAATTACACTTCACATCCGCAAACCGAATGTTACAAATTGGGGATATGACATTGTTATTTTCGGATCGGCAGCGGTCAATCCGTCTATTCTTTCAACAGGCCGCCCGCATGAACTTCTTGACTTGATTGAAACTCTTCACAATTTCCCAAATGGACCTAAAAAGGTAGTTCTGGATGTGGTTTACGGACACGCTGACAATCAGTCCGTAGACTTATTGCCGGAAGAGTTTTTTGCCGGTCCCGGTATTTATGGGCAAAATGTAAATATCAAACATCCATTGGTTCGAGCCGCCATTCTCGAAATGCAGCGACGTAAAATGAACTGGGGATTCGACGGCATTCGTGTAGACAGTGCTCACGATTTTAAATACTATGTTGCCGAGTTTGACGAGGTTCATTATGACGATGAATTTCTGAAAGAGATGAGCGAAGTGGAACAAACCGTTGCGGGAGTTTCTTACAAGCCCTGGATGATTTTTGAAGACGGCCGGCCATGGCCCCGAACTGATTGGGAGCTGGCCTGCACCTATCGCGTGGTTACCGAAAAGCAGAAACATCCGTATCAATGGTCACCCATGATTTTTGCCTATAATACGCCTTATAATTACACGTATTGGGTATCAAAGTGGTGGCGCCTGAAAGAACAGTTTGAGTACGGAGACAAATGGATTACCGGGTACGCCAATCACGATACCATGCGGCGGGGCATCCAGGCAAACCCGGAAACGGTTAACATAAATTTTCTTCTGGGTAACTCCCTGAAGATGGTGATGATCAATGCCTATAACAATCCGTCAACCACACTGTTGATGAATGCTTTTTTGCCCGGGGTTCCGATGGATTTTGTTCAGGCGCTCGGCAATACGCCGTGGAGCTTTTTCAGAAATACGGATGCTAAATTTGCGATTAAAGTCGCAGCTGAAGATGCTTATTTCACCGAGTGGCAAATCACAGATATTGAATATCGTAATTCACGCTTCTTTAAAAAGTTGAAGAATCTCGGTTTCCGAAACCTCGAAGATCTGCGACGTTTTGCCAAGGCACTTCTGAGTTTTGTGAGAGTCACCGATTACGATCCTGAAAATATTGTTGACCTCATCAATCAAACCAAACCATCTTTTAAACCGGCTGAATGGTCGTTGGAAAAACTGAATGAGTACGCTGAATCCTGGATGACCGACATTCACGAATATTGCAATGCCGATATGCAGGCAGATTACATGGATGTGAAAAAGTCGGACTTTAATTTAAGTACCCGGGAGTACCGGCTTAAAAATGGCTGGTTGAATAACAGTTTTACATCAGCCGACTTCTTAAAATACAGGGAGCCTGTTGAAGGAGCCGTTATTTATTATGGACATCGGAAGAACCCTGAAACCGGAAAAGAGTTGATTTTTATCGCGAATATGGAAGGTCAGTCTCGGCAAATAACTCCTGTAAACCTTGACCTCCCAATAAACAACCCGAACGAGTGGGAAGTGGCTTTAGCAACGCCATCTGTTCGGGCTCGGAAAATTGATCAGCCTATTCGTTTATCTATTTCTCAGGGAATTCTTTTTGAAAAAAAAGTATAG
- a CDS encoding InlB B-repeat-containing protein, which produces MRTATRFGYGALLSIFAIIFSISCSSNSSNRYSIEGSVTPSEAGSVTPITGEYDEGTDIEVRAAANDTWIFSSWEGDISGTENPIVVTIESDMVFTAVFEKLQYPLEITIDGGGRVEEDIIQSKKTDYEIGTEVELNAVADDGWVFVEWRDDLSGNENPQTLAMDEAKSVTAVFERKDYPLTVTSQGEGNVTEEIVEEPAKDYQYETVVKVTANPAEGWQFARWEGDIEGTENPTEITIDGEKEVTAVFERGEYELTVEITGQGSIDQQLVDEASKTSYPYESTIELTANPESGWRFVRWEGDLDGNENPKEITMDGDKTVTAVFADNSFDLDVTIDGEGSVSQEVTGKAKTYEKNTIVELTAEPDAGWKFEHWEGDLDGDDNPIEITIDGNKSVAAIFTEAQYDVDLATEGNGSINIEPSKDSYSYGDEIEITADPDELAVFKEWGGDLSGDNNPETVTVTGDMNIIAIFGGRAEVETNEWSDMRITSVFIDGTVHDDGGLEVTERGVCWSTGDEFPNTTDDCASDGEGLGSFTSKLTGLTQGSTYYARAYAINKAGTAFGETVELVAGYVSHGFLDGVTPSGDSQFEERSYRLVESQWKGGVDKIWIERNLGSTGAVKNEVDSDDGRAGWFFQFNKRQGYYHDGSSRIPGGGWPIGEEKNSDWDIENDPCRMAFGSKWHIPGSDEWADFLSAPKSDDGMAHGNLSDAFDSLLRIHGAGVITTSGNLNGRGSSVIYWSNEEADSENGEMIWITNSDSVMDVGAKSGGAPLRCVKD; this is translated from the coding sequence ATGAGAACCGCTACACGATTTGGGTATGGTGCCCTTCTTTCAATTTTTGCGATAATATTCAGCATTTCCTGTTCAAGTAATTCATCAAACCGTTATTCTATTGAAGGATCTGTAACGCCTTCTGAAGCGGGTAGTGTAACTCCTATTACTGGCGAATATGATGAAGGAACTGATATTGAGGTGAGAGCAGCGGCAAATGATACTTGGATATTTTCGTCATGGGAAGGAGATATTAGCGGAACAGAAAATCCAATTGTAGTGACCATAGAAAGCGATATGGTTTTCACAGCTGTTTTTGAAAAACTTCAATACCCGCTGGAAATCACTATCGATGGCGGTGGTCGAGTTGAAGAGGATATCATCCAGTCAAAAAAAACTGATTATGAAATCGGTACAGAAGTGGAATTGAACGCTGTAGCGGATGATGGCTGGGTGTTTGTAGAGTGGCGGGATGATCTTTCCGGGAATGAAAATCCACAGACCCTTGCGATGGATGAAGCAAAAAGTGTAACCGCTGTATTTGAAAGAAAAGATTATCCGCTCACAGTAACATCTCAGGGAGAGGGAAATGTAACCGAAGAAATAGTAGAAGAGCCAGCCAAAGATTATCAATACGAAACGGTAGTGAAAGTGACGGCAAATCCGGCGGAAGGCTGGCAGTTCGCCAGATGGGAAGGAGATATCGAGGGCACAGAAAATCCTACTGAAATTACTATTGATGGCGAAAAAGAAGTAACAGCCGTATTTGAGAGAGGCGAATATGAATTAACCGTTGAAATAACCGGTCAGGGAAGTATAGATCAGCAATTGGTGGATGAGGCTTCAAAAACAAGTTATCCTTATGAATCCACCATAGAGCTTACGGCCAATCCCGAATCCGGATGGAGATTTGTCCGCTGGGAAGGAGATCTGGATGGAAACGAGAATCCCAAAGAGATCACAATGGATGGCGACAAAACGGTAACCGCTGTTTTTGCCGACAACAGTTTTGACCTTGATGTAACCATTGATGGCGAGGGAAGTGTGAGCCAGGAAGTGACAGGAAAGGCCAAAACGTATGAAAAGAATACAATAGTAGAACTTACGGCCGAACCGGATGCCGGCTGGAAGTTTGAGCATTGGGAGGGCGATCTGGATGGAGACGACAATCCAATAGAAATAACCATCGACGGCAACAAGAGTGTGGCCGCCATCTTTACTGAAGCCCAATATGATGTTGATCTCGCAACTGAAGGGAATGGAAGTATAAATATTGAACCGTCTAAAGATTCCTACTCCTATGGAGATGAAATTGAAATAACAGCAGATCCTGATGAACTGGCAGTATTCAAAGAATGGGGAGGAGATCTTTCCGGCGACAATAATCCTGAAACCGTAACAGTAACAGGTGATATGAATATCATTGCAATTTTTGGCGGAAGAGCTGAAGTAGAAACCAATGAATGGAGCGACATGCGTATAACTTCCGTTTTCATTGATGGTACGGTTCATGATGATGGCGGTTTGGAAGTGACGGAACGGGGCGTATGCTGGTCAACTGGCGATGAGTTTCCAAATACCACTGACGACTGCGCTTCTGATGGAGAGGGCCTTGGCTCATTTACAAGTAAACTAACTGGCCTCACACAAGGAAGTACCTACTATGCGAGGGCATATGCGATCAACAAAGCCGGAACAGCCTTTGGGGAAACTGTAGAGCTTGTAGCGGGATACGTTTCACATGGATTTCTCGATGGTGTTACGCCAAGCGGAGATTCTCAGTTTGAAGAGCGTTCTTACAGGCTAGTAGAATCGCAATGGAAAGGCGGAGTTGATAAAATTTGGATTGAGAGAAATCTTGGCTCTACCGGTGCTGTAAAAAATGAGGTCGATTCTGATGACGGCCGCGCTGGATGGTTTTTTCAGTTTAACAAAAGGCAGGGATATTATCATGATGGGAGTAGCCGTATACCTGGGGGTGGCTGGCCAATTGGTGAGGAAAAGAACAGCGACTGGGATATAGAAAATGATCCATGTCGGATGGCGTTTGGTAGTAAGTGGCATATACCAGGCAGCGATGAATGGGCAGATTTTCTTTCTGCGCCGAAAAGTGATGATGGAATGGCTCATGGAAATCTCTCAGATGCTTTTGATTCATTATTGAGAATTCATGGTGCTGGTGTAATCACTACTTCTGGTAATCTGAATGGAAGAGGCAGCTCGGTTATTTATTGGTCAAATGAAGAGGCAGATAGCGAAAATGGAGAAATGATATGGATTACAAACTCTGACAGTGTGATGGATGTCGGAGCGAAATCAGGAGGTGCTCCGCTAAGATGTGTGAAGGATTAA